TATCCCCTTGTATAAACCTACCTACAGTAAATGGTGCCACATCGCTTTCTCGATTCAACACATGAAACCCAGGCCAGTTCACTCTATTACTAGTAGAAGCTCCAACTCCGGAATTCATATATTCACCATAAAACAACGTTGAAAGTGCAAAATCACCTCTCCATTCTTTCCACCCTTTTGGATCAATCAACCCATCAAGATCTGTTTTGAAAATCACAGTCCTTGAATACTTCTTCCATGGTCTACCTAAATAGCTCTTAAACAAACCTTTCACTGTTCTGAAATCTGAGTCAGGTATAACACGCGAGCCATGTATTGATATCCCAGTGTTCTCATTCGGGTCATCTCTTCCTTGTGCAGTTATCATGATTCCATGACCATGCAGCGGTTTTCTCACAAAAATGTTGCAGTTTTGAAGTACTGCAGCGGCATTTCCAAATATGTAATCTACTGTGCCATAGATATCGCAGTCACGGTAGAACTGTCTCTGCGAGTGGAGTAAAAGTGTGTCTTGATAACCCCTGAAGCTACACCTGTAGAAAGCCGATAAATCTGATGACACTCTTAAAGCCACTGCTTGCTCTTTTGCAGGTCCTGCTGTGTTCTCAAATGTCATGTCTCTTGCCCAAAATCCATCTCCAGATACACCTTCAAGCGCCATTAGAGTAGATTTTGTTAACATAATACATTACATGTGGCAAAACATTATCATTGCTGTATTTTGTTAGTAATTACCGAAAGTGGCTGAGCTGAGGGTAGTTGCTCCATCTATCACATTCTTGTTGCCGGTAACAATTGTTTTGTCGATTCCATCACCAACGAACATTACATTTTTCATGCCTCTGTCAATCTCCACATTCTCACTATAAACTCCTGATTTCACGTAGATCACCACTCTTGGAGGTTGGCCTTGGTCCCGCTTCTGGCGGTGCAGTTCAGCCACAGCTTCATTAATGGTTTTGAAATTGCCGGATCCATCTTTTGCAACAACAAAATCAGCCTTTGCAGTTGACGCGTCCCATGTTGCCAAGAGTCCTTTGTTTTGGCCTAATTTTGGCCTCCACATTGTGCCATCTGTTGCATTAATACACCAAAACTTTCACCTAATTTTACCTTTCTGAAATCTTGTCATATTATAAACAACTGTCTAGTTACTAATGTATCAGGGAACTAGCAATAAAACAAACTGCACAATTTTTGACACTTATCCTGATCAAGTTGAGGAGCAACTTACTCTTCTTGGCGTTTCGTAATGCATACAAAGCCAAAGCCCTACTAAGCAGGGAAGTCAAATTCTGATGAGAAGTAACAGATTCAGGATCAGATTGTACAAGCTTATGACTGATATTCATCTCATGATAATGCTGGAGACCATCCAAGCAAGTTCTGTGACTAGTTAGGGCTCCGCTCAACCATGTCCTCGCATCGTCATTGTTCCCATACTTTCCTGACAAACGTCGAAGTCGAAACTCACTGTCTTCGTAAAGTTTAATACAATCACTTAAAGCTACACTTAGACCACCACTACTGAGGCCGGTTTGATTTGCTGCAACTTGGTTATTATTCATCAAAGCGGCAGAACTCCGGACCCTCTGTATGGTATCCGTAACCATCTGATGAACGGTTTGAACTGTATGTTTCATCTCCAGCTCAAGAGAATTTGGAAAACAATGTTTGGTTCCTTCGCAAGCTCCTTTCTCTTGTTTGCATGATGCCTCATTGCTGCTAGCTAAGATTACTactaaaagaaaaaacacagtGGAAAGTGAAGAACAAGGCATTTTCTGTGCAAGAGATTTGCCAAGTCTCCGATGCATGCATGAATGATTGAGTACTTTGGTTCACTGCTTCTAGTTAAAgcatttttttaagtttaaaccaCATTGAGTGGACAGTGGTAGTAGCCAAGTGGCATTAGTGTTCTATCAACATATATACATTGCTGAAACTTAATTGCTGGGATTggattaaattttaattaatgagcaaacaaaatgaaaataCAAATAGGCTTTTAATGTGTTTCTTTACGTGTTTAGAAACTAGAATCTCATGCATGAATGAGATGGCAAGATTGTGAGGGCTACGTGTTATGTTTCTTGATGTTTGTAACGATGTGTTCTTCAGTTTTTGTTTTTTGAGTTCTCGtttatccatatatatatatatatatatgtattgatgaACAAAGGACACATAGTTTAAATTACAAGCACGAACGACCAAGAATGCTAAACTCAAATTATGCCTTTGTGACCCGAGACCTACCTTTACCTTTGATAAAAATCTGACATCATATCAGGGGGAAGCCAGGTTTGTAAGAACTAAGAAGGTAGTGCAAAGATCCTGCACAAGCTGTACAGGGGTGTAAAATAGGCTTAGGAGTCTTTTTTATGATGGGAAAAAGGTCAAAATGGTAACAAATGGGCTTGAGAGCTAGCTTGGGTGATTAGTTGACAGCAGTCGAAAAATGAGCGCCCATTTCCAACGTAATAGGGGTCTCTACTACTGAATACCGTGTTGATCCACAACGTGCAAGCAGTACCACCACTTGACAGGATGTCTTGGTTAGCAAGCAAGCGCAGGCGCTAACTCCTAGTAAACTTTCTTtctcttatttctttttgattgaatatacaagaatgtCTTTCCCCTAGCTAGATCAAAGTTAGAACatgtctttctttctcttctttctttttgattgaatatacaagaatgtCTTTCCACTAGCTAGATCAAAGTTAGAACATGTCTCTTTCGTTATTACAACCTTCCTTCTTTATATCAAAGACCAAAGGACTGAAAATCCTTGTGTCAGTGGTTCAAATCCACTTCTAAGCAGTAGGCGAGACGAATTTCCTCAAGTTCCTGCAGGGTGAGAGACGAGGTGTAGCAATCCAATTCCACGGTCCCGAAAGATTCATGGAATTCATATGGTTTTTTCGGGCGTTTTCTAGGATCAGAAGGAACCTCTGTAATGACCATACTCGTTTCACGTGCAGAAACTGCTTCACGCGTTCCAAAGCGTGTAACTGCGTACCCATGCTCTAATCTGTGTTGGGGGATTACCGATTCGGGACGCTATCCGAGCCTCCAGCAAGCTGATACCACCCTTACATTATATATGGTCCAAAAGTTCAAGTGTAACTTGAATTTCAATACCAACTCAAAATAACAGTTCATAAGATGTTATGAAAGACTTTCAGGCAATCTTGAAAAGTGCGGCTTCGATAAGTTTCTTTGGAAAAGTAATATTCCAAACAAAGTGAACTTTATTATTTGGGCTACTTTCCATGATTCACTGTCTACCAGGGATATGTTGAGTCATCGGGGTGTAAACATTGatagtgatcatcgtgttttgTGCAATGATGATagggagtcaacaaatcacatgttCATTCGCTGTAAATACTCTTTTGAGATTTGGAAATATTTCATTAAAGCTTTCAAGATAGCCTGGCCAATGCCAAgaactttgcttcaattgtttgaAGTGTGGTCGAACAATGTGTTGCAAGGGAGAGGTAAGGATGTTTGGCATATATTACATTATGCGATTTGTTGGATTTTGTGGAAGGACAAGAATGAAGAATGGAA
This DNA window, taken from Papaver somniferum cultivar HN1 chromosome 3, ASM357369v1, whole genome shotgun sequence, encodes the following:
- the LOC113359374 gene encoding probable pectinesterase/pectinesterase inhibitor 36, whose amino-acid sequence is MHRRLGKSLAQKMPCSSLSTVFFLLVVILASSNEASCKQEKGACEGTKHCFPNSLELEMKHTVQTVHQMVTDTIQRVRSSAALMNNNQVAANQTGLSSGGLSVALSDCIKLYEDSEFRLRRLSGKYGNNDDARTWLSGALTSHRTCLDGLQHYHEMNISHKLVQSDPESVTSHQNLTSLLSRALALYALRNAKKSKLLLNLIRISVKNCAFWCINATDGTMWRPKLGQNKGLLATWDASTAKADFVVAKDGSGNFKTINEAVAELHRQKRDQGQPPRVVIYVKSGVYSENVEIDRGMKNVMFVGDGIDKTIVTGNKNVIDGATTLSSATFGVSGDGFWARDMTFENTAGPAKEQAVALRVSSDLSAFYRCSFRGYQDTLLLHSQRQFYRDCDIYGTVDYIFGNAAAVLQNCNIFVRKPLHGHGIMITAQGRDDPNENTGISIHGSRVIPDSDFRTVKGLFKSYLGRPWKKYSRTVIFKTDLDGLIDPKGWKEWRGDFALSTLFYGEYMNSGVGASTSNRVNWPGFHVLNRESDVAPFTVGRFIQGDTWLPDTGIPFSTSI